Proteins from one Vibrio pomeroyi genomic window:
- a CDS encoding TRAP transporter permease — protein MSDSLQQELKKFELPTRTDFPWVGKAITTMGVILSLLHIWFNTLSTLPELWISATHFAGFAIICALWYPAHISLKKSKIALAVDIGIALAALACLIYIPFAEDALYERGVKFIASDWFFSILAITIVIELIRRTMGWFIPVLILVCLSYVVLWGQWTSGIFHFPGLSLETLLYRSFYSSEGMFGSISRISWTFVFMFILFGAFLVRSGVGDYIIDVSRAAAGKVIGGPGFIAVIGSGLMGSVSGSSVANTVSTGVISIPLMQKAGFPSRFAAGVEAAASTGGQLMPPVMGAGAFIMASYTQIPYVDIIAVSFLPALIYFLSVAFFVRIEAKRSGVQKVTSGCEPLLKVLLSGWHNLIPLAVLVTLLVKGFTPTYAAGISILSVVVASWFSKNHKMGPKAIIEALSQGAKNMATTAVLLVGIGLVINVISTTGIGNTFSLMINSWANGDLLVMIALIALASLILGMGLPVTAAYIVLGTLSAPALYKLIAESQLLDLLVSGQLPEQAKAIFMLAAPEKLDLLNAPMALETAKEMIALVPADFVETLLEQSLGLEAISLALLSAHLIIFWLSQDSNVTPPVCLTAFAAATIAKTPPMRTGLMAWKIAKGLYLVPLLIAYTNLVSWDVTSVLVTGGFAIIGTYAFVAAIEGYLENKINLLTRAVLIVLGVALVWPDISVVIRLVCVALFIGLFIHTARQYDANQVKKESEDEQESLPQTEPDTVASSL, from the coding sequence ATGAGCGATTCGCTGCAGCAGGAACTGAAAAAATTTGAACTGCCGACCCGAACGGATTTTCCGTGGGTGGGCAAAGCGATAACAACCATGGGAGTGATTCTCTCCCTATTACATATTTGGTTTAATACCTTATCGACCTTGCCAGAGCTTTGGATCTCGGCGACCCACTTCGCCGGTTTTGCGATCATTTGTGCGCTTTGGTATCCCGCCCATATCTCACTGAAAAAGAGCAAAATTGCTCTGGCGGTCGATATCGGAATTGCCTTGGCGGCTTTGGCTTGTCTTATCTACATTCCCTTTGCAGAAGATGCTTTGTATGAGCGAGGGGTTAAGTTCATCGCCAGTGATTGGTTCTTCTCTATCTTGGCGATTACCATCGTTATTGAACTGATTCGTCGTACCATGGGTTGGTTTATTCCGGTGCTTATCTTGGTGTGTTTGAGCTATGTAGTGCTGTGGGGGCAATGGACAAGTGGTATCTTTCACTTTCCGGGTTTGAGCCTTGAAACACTGCTTTATCGAAGCTTTTATTCATCAGAAGGGATGTTCGGTTCGATCTCTAGAATCAGCTGGACCTTCGTGTTTATGTTCATCCTATTTGGCGCATTCTTAGTGCGTTCGGGTGTCGGTGATTACATCATTGATGTGTCTCGCGCAGCGGCTGGCAAAGTGATTGGTGGCCCGGGCTTTATCGCCGTAATTGGCTCAGGCTTAATGGGCTCAGTATCGGGTTCGAGCGTGGCTAACACGGTTTCGACGGGCGTTATCAGTATTCCCTTAATGCAAAAGGCAGGCTTCCCTTCGCGTTTCGCAGCAGGTGTTGAAGCGGCTGCATCGACGGGCGGGCAGTTGATGCCACCAGTGATGGGTGCGGGGGCGTTTATCATGGCGTCTTACACGCAGATCCCTTATGTCGACATCATTGCGGTTTCCTTCTTACCTGCGCTTATCTACTTTTTGTCTGTGGCATTTTTCGTGCGTATTGAAGCAAAACGCAGTGGCGTGCAAAAAGTCACTTCTGGCTGTGAACCTCTATTGAAGGTCTTGTTGTCGGGCTGGCATAACCTGATCCCATTAGCGGTGTTGGTGACTCTGTTGGTGAAGGGTTTTACGCCGACTTACGCAGCGGGTATCTCGATTCTGTCTGTCGTCGTGGCTTCATGGTTCTCTAAAAATCACAAAATGGGTCCAAAGGCGATCATTGAAGCGCTTTCTCAAGGCGCAAAAAACATGGCGACCACGGCGGTGTTGTTGGTAGGCATTGGATTAGTTATCAACGTGATCAGCACGACCGGAATTGGTAACACCTTCTCATTGATGATCAACAGTTGGGCGAACGGCGACTTGTTGGTGATGATAGCCTTAATCGCGCTGGCATCTTTGATTCTGGGCATGGGCTTACCAGTGACCGCGGCTTACATCGTGTTGGGTACTCTGTCGGCTCCAGCTTTGTACAAACTGATTGCTGAAAGCCAGTTGCTCGACTTGCTGGTTTCGGGTCAGCTACCTGAACAGGCGAAAGCCATCTTTATGTTGGCGGCGCCAGAAAAATTAGATTTACTCAATGCGCCAATGGCTCTCGAAACAGCCAAAGAGATGATTGCGTTAGTCCCTGCTGACTTTGTCGAAACCCTACTTGAGCAGAGCTTGGGCTTGGAAGCGATCAGTCTTGCACTGCTTTCTGCACACTTGATCATTTTCTGGTTATCGCAAGACAGCAACGTAACCCCGCCGGTTTGCTTAACGGCGTTTGCGGCTGCGACCATTGCTAAAACCCCACCAATGAGAACTGGTTTAATGGCGTGGAAGATCGCCAAAGGCCTGTACTTAGTGCCATTGTTGATTGCCTACACCAACTTAGTAAGTTGGGATGTGACCTCCGTTTTGGTCACGGGTGGTTTTGCTATTATTGGTACTTACGCGTTTGTTGCTGCGATTGAAGGCTATCTAGAAAATAAAATTAATCTGCTGACTCGTGCTGTGTTAATCGTGCTGGGTGTGGCATTGGTTTGGCCTGACATTTCCGTCGTGATTCGCCTAGTGTGCGTTGCACTTTTCATTGGTCTCTTTATTCACACGGCTCGTCAATACGATGCTAATCAAGTGAAAAAGGAATCGGAAGATGAGCAAGAATCGTTGCCTCAAACCGAACCTGACACTGTCGCGTCTTCCCTATAA
- a CDS encoding M4 family metallopeptidase: MKIRKRLVAVAIASAMSLSVHANESVQIDQPINFTNFSGLNTQLGVSNASSFKMVKEVNLKKRGIYKVKIQQNIWGTPVWGHYLNATQSVQGGALKSVQGRYLETTTLERSFVKPSINSAQAIKLASKDLKTQGLTSKSLDNVQHQLFIYQGSVKQGIGQQSVDKTRLVYVVSYLVEGSEQPTRPFTMLDAHTGEVIDRWEGIAHAQIGTGPGGNEKTGMYEYGTDYHYLDVQENGTECVMESENVVTVDLNGATDGDTTYSYECPRNEHKAVNGAFSPLNDAHYFGNIVFDMYKNWFDTAPLSFKLMMRVHYGNNYENAFWDGKAMTFGDGESFFYPLVSLDVSAHEVSHGFTEQNSGLIYANQSGGMNEAFSDMAGEAAEYYMKGTNDWMVGRNIFKGEGALRYMDDPSRDGSSINNASEYYDGLNVHYSSGVFNKAFYHLATTQGWDTKKAFELFVLANQIYWSENSDFWQGACGVKNSATDLGYSADDVVSAFNLVGVSPCGEPPLPPEPEYQRLENGVEAAVAGETGSKTYFDIEVPEGQDKLTIDLAVSTGDPDMYVGLDYAPSPQENICKSESVTDEVCVIENPTSGRYTVNILGYSDYAGANLKASYESGNANVPPVSSFEHTVVGKEVELRSTSSDSDGQIVSYQWNLGDGNTQTGEVTRYTYAEAGDYVVTLTVTDDAGVATSTSKSITIEGDSAEGFPLKLKFGNKNPNGKARVKLAWDYDTNDYFVIKRNGKNVGATDFNSYVDKFRHNGTVDVEYQVCTSSDICSETKHYRFIKAQ; this comes from the coding sequence ATGAAAATAAGAAAGCGTTTAGTTGCCGTTGCTATAGCCAGTGCTATGTCTTTGTCAGTGCATGCAAATGAATCAGTTCAGATTGATCAACCGATCAACTTTACTAACTTTTCTGGGTTGAACACCCAGTTAGGGGTTAGCAATGCTTCTAGCTTCAAGATGGTTAAAGAAGTAAACCTGAAAAAGCGTGGCATCTACAAAGTGAAGATCCAGCAAAACATCTGGGGAACGCCAGTATGGGGGCACTACCTAAATGCAACCCAAAGTGTTCAAGGTGGTGCACTTAAATCCGTTCAAGGCCGCTACCTTGAGACAACAACCCTAGAGCGTTCTTTTGTTAAACCCTCCATCAATAGTGCTCAAGCAATTAAACTGGCGAGTAAAGATCTTAAGACTCAAGGCTTAACCAGCAAATCTCTAGACAATGTCCAACATCAGCTATTTATCTATCAAGGTTCAGTGAAGCAAGGCATCGGGCAACAAAGCGTAGATAAAACACGACTAGTATACGTTGTCTCTTACCTAGTAGAAGGCAGTGAGCAACCGACTCGACCGTTCACCATGCTAGACGCACACACAGGCGAAGTTATCGACCGCTGGGAAGGTATTGCCCACGCTCAGATCGGTACAGGCCCTGGTGGTAACGAAAAAACAGGCATGTACGAATACGGTACCGACTATCACTACCTTGATGTTCAAGAAAATGGCACAGAGTGTGTTATGGAGTCGGAAAATGTCGTTACCGTTGACCTAAATGGCGCGACAGATGGCGATACCACTTATAGCTATGAATGTCCTCGTAACGAACACAAAGCCGTGAACGGCGCATTCTCCCCACTGAACGATGCGCACTACTTCGGTAACATTGTGTTCGACATGTATAAAAACTGGTTCGACACAGCGCCACTCTCTTTCAAACTCATGATGCGTGTTCACTACGGTAACAACTACGAGAATGCATTTTGGGACGGCAAGGCAATGACCTTTGGCGATGGTGAAAGCTTCTTCTACCCACTTGTAAGCCTAGATGTATCAGCGCACGAAGTGAGCCACGGTTTCACAGAGCAAAACTCAGGTTTGATCTACGCAAACCAATCGGGCGGCATGAACGAGGCTTTCTCTGACATGGCTGGTGAAGCGGCTGAATACTACATGAAGGGCACCAACGACTGGATGGTCGGCCGCAATATCTTCAAAGGCGAAGGCGCGCTGCGTTACATGGACGATCCATCACGGGATGGCTCTTCAATCAACAACGCATCTGAATACTACGATGGCTTGAACGTGCACTACAGCTCAGGCGTATTCAACAAAGCGTTCTACCACCTAGCAACCACTCAAGGTTGGGACACCAAGAAAGCGTTCGAACTGTTCGTGTTAGCCAACCAAATCTACTGGTCTGAAAACAGTGATTTCTGGCAAGGTGCTTGTGGCGTGAAGAACTCAGCAACCGATCTTGGCTACAGTGCCGATGATGTTGTTTCTGCGTTCAACTTAGTAGGTGTATCCCCTTGTGGCGAACCACCACTTCCGCCAGAACCGGAATATCAGCGCCTTGAGAATGGTGTTGAAGCCGCTGTTGCTGGTGAAACAGGTTCGAAAACTTACTTCGATATCGAAGTACCAGAAGGCCAAGACAAGCTGACGATTGATCTTGCTGTTTCTACGGGTGACCCAGATATGTATGTCGGCCTAGATTACGCACCAAGCCCTCAAGAGAACATCTGTAAGAGTGAAAGCGTGACAGACGAAGTGTGTGTGATTGAGAACCCAACCTCAGGTCGCTACACAGTGAACATTCTAGGCTACTCAGATTACGCAGGTGCAAACCTAAAAGCATCATACGAATCAGGCAACGCTAACGTACCGCCAGTTTCTTCTTTCGAACATACGGTTGTAGGCAAAGAAGTCGAGCTGCGCAGCACAAGTTCGGACAGCGATGGTCAGATCGTCTCTTACCAATGGAACCTAGGCGATGGCAACACGCAAACAGGTGAAGTGACTCGTTATACCTATGCTGAAGCTGGCGACTATGTAGTTACCCTAACCGTGACTGACGATGCAGGTGTTGCGACATCAACAAGCAAGTCGATCACGATTGAAGGTGATTCAGCGGAAGGCTTCCCACTAAAACTGAAGTTTGGTAACAAAAACCCGAACGGCAAGGCTCGCGTTAAGCTGGCATGGGATTACGACACCAATGACTACTTCGTGATTAAGCGTAACGGCAAGAATGTTGGTGCGACAGACTTCAACTCATACGTCGACAAGTTCCGTCACAACGGCACAGTAGATGTGGAGTACCAAGTGTGTACCTCAAGCGATATCTGTTCAGAAACCAAGCACTACCGTTTCATTAAAGCACAGTAA
- a CDS encoding M28 family metallopeptidase, translated as MAIQKSMLALAVLGGSLALINSTSAYASLGITPPANEEVWITTDADAQHIMTQHGATVYPSVTGNKHSIVAKINPKELAKLSSHMHEETHRCGGYMVHEDKASALKAAAMPLTMSTFEKPEISHQDTVNDLLAQVEPNNMVTTIENLTNFTNRFYTTSTGVAASDWLLERWETEIKDVPYASARQITHAEYPQKSVEVTLLGAKYPEEIVVVGGHLDSTVGSWTSEGTISPGADDDASGIATVTESLRLMIASGIQPDKTIKFYGYAAEEVGLRGSQDVANALRDEQANVVSVLQLDMTNYNGSAHDITFITDYTDSNLTAYLSELIDTYASDISYGFDDCGYACSDHASWHNVGYPAAMPFESMFNDYNPHIHTQHDTLENSDPTATHATKFAKLAIAYLVETSLDSPVAGPKELQNDVPVEGLTAGYGEEQYFTFTTESAGQLTVTLTGPRSGDADLYVKHNGTVSKASYDCRPYQNSSNEQCVLNKPAGEFNIMVRGYRNFNDVTIVANFVPDWL; from the coding sequence ATGGCTATTCAAAAAAGCATGCTAGCTTTAGCTGTACTCGGAGGTTCTCTAGCCTTAATCAACAGTACTTCGGCTTACGCATCCCTAGGCATCACACCACCAGCGAACGAAGAGGTTTGGATCACCACCGATGCTGACGCACAGCATATAATGACTCAGCATGGTGCAACGGTTTATCCAAGCGTGACTGGAAACAAACATTCCATCGTCGCGAAAATCAACCCGAAAGAGCTCGCGAAACTATCCAGCCACATGCACGAAGAAACCCACCGTTGTGGTGGCTACATGGTGCACGAAGACAAAGCTAGCGCACTCAAAGCCGCAGCGATGCCACTGACCATGAGTACCTTCGAAAAACCGGAGATCAGCCATCAAGACACGGTGAATGACCTACTCGCTCAGGTTGAGCCAAACAACATGGTCACGACCATCGAAAATCTAACCAACTTCACCAACCGTTTTTATACCACTTCTACTGGTGTCGCTGCTTCAGATTGGCTTTTGGAACGTTGGGAAACAGAAATTAAAGATGTGCCGTATGCGTCTGCACGCCAAATCACACATGCCGAATATCCGCAAAAATCTGTTGAAGTGACGCTACTCGGCGCTAAATATCCTGAAGAGATCGTCGTTGTTGGTGGACACCTTGATTCGACCGTTGGATCTTGGACAAGCGAAGGCACCATCTCACCGGGAGCCGATGATGATGCTTCGGGCATTGCGACGGTAACAGAGTCGCTTCGCCTGATGATAGCGAGCGGTATTCAGCCAGACAAAACCATCAAGTTCTATGGCTATGCTGCAGAAGAGGTGGGGCTGCGCGGTTCACAAGATGTCGCCAACGCGTTACGAGACGAGCAAGCAAACGTTGTGTCTGTACTGCAATTAGACATGACCAACTACAACGGTTCAGCACACGATATCACCTTCATCACAGACTATACCGACAGTAACTTAACCGCCTACTTGAGCGAGCTGATCGACACTTACGCTAGCGACATCAGTTACGGTTTCGATGATTGTGGTTATGCGTGTTCTGACCACGCCTCTTGGCACAATGTTGGCTACCCAGCCGCCATGCCATTCGAGAGCATGTTCAACGACTACAACCCACACATTCATACTCAGCACGATACTTTGGAAAATTCAGATCCAACCGCAACACACGCGACTAAATTCGCCAAACTAGCCATTGCTTACCTTGTCGAAACCAGCCTTGATTCGCCAGTTGCAGGCCCTAAAGAGCTGCAAAATGACGTGCCTGTTGAAGGACTTACTGCAGGATACGGTGAAGAACAATACTTCACCTTTACCACGGAAAGTGCAGGTCAGTTAACAGTAACATTGACAGGTCCTCGAAGTGGCGATGCAGACCTTTACGTGAAACACAATGGCACCGTATCAAAAGCGAGCTACGATTGCCGTCCATACCAGAACAGCAGCAACGAACAGTGTGTATTGAACAAACCAGCGGGTGAATTCAACATCATGGTGCGCGGCTACCGTAACTTTAACGATGTCACTATCGTCGCTAACTTCGTGCCAGATTGGCTGTAA
- a CDS encoding ATP-binding protein, whose amino-acid sequence MRRIFLESLLGLLVCFMGGIVAYEICVYQLNTDYEYVLQDYEATAHQQLIENIAKNQGLEAAQQAMNQFVETTRNKLITYNPKDEIPSPVSEFFSTNPNTFIFHDGERDLWFRLASSDNTYHYLPNSEAFVRQKIELEDDLIWLFFLASFILYGVCHLFIIFRRVKKLESATLAFAEGDLSSRAETSSGIAIGSLNKSFNLMADRIHRLIDSNRSLTNAVAHELRTPIFRIQWQAEMLKDTPLNESQQETVESIVEDTEEMEKMVDELLCYAKLDSCDLENLQQPVEINDFLDHAMTRWNKDTELDINLSLPEQPSEILADEILLNRALDNLVRNAMKFARSQVLIEASAHQEQLQIAVHDDGDGVTQEHQARLFEPFYVGDKARNKAKSGHGLGLSIVEKICAQHNATVEVGQSHALKGAVFTITIQLCNDSADKPIQ is encoded by the coding sequence ATGCGACGTATCTTTTTGGAGTCCCTATTAGGGCTGTTAGTTTGCTTCATGGGCGGCATTGTCGCTTACGAAATCTGTGTCTATCAGCTCAATACTGACTACGAATATGTTCTGCAAGATTATGAAGCAACAGCCCACCAGCAACTCATAGAAAACATCGCAAAAAATCAGGGGCTTGAAGCGGCTCAACAAGCCATGAATCAGTTTGTCGAAACCACTCGAAATAAACTGATTACGTACAACCCAAAAGATGAAATACCAAGCCCTGTCTCAGAGTTCTTCTCGACCAACCCAAATACCTTCATCTTTCACGATGGTGAGCGTGACCTTTGGTTTCGCTTAGCAAGCAGTGACAATACCTATCATTACCTACCCAACAGTGAAGCGTTCGTTAGGCAAAAAATAGAATTGGAAGATGACCTCATCTGGTTGTTTTTCCTAGCAAGCTTTATCTTATACGGCGTATGCCACCTATTTATCATATTCCGCCGAGTTAAGAAGCTTGAGTCGGCGACGCTAGCCTTTGCTGAAGGGGATCTCTCCTCGCGAGCCGAAACCTCAAGCGGCATTGCAATTGGCTCACTCAATAAGTCTTTCAACCTCATGGCTGACCGCATTCACCGACTGATTGACAGTAATCGCTCGCTCACCAATGCGGTCGCCCATGAGCTGCGCACGCCAATATTCCGTATCCAATGGCAAGCTGAAATGCTTAAAGACACACCGCTCAACGAATCTCAGCAAGAGACTGTAGAAAGCATTGTGGAAGATACGGAAGAGATGGAGAAGATGGTCGACGAACTATTGTGTTACGCCAAATTAGATAGCTGCGACCTTGAAAATTTGCAGCAACCTGTCGAGATAAATGACTTTCTCGATCACGCGATGACACGCTGGAACAAAGATACTGAGCTCGACATCAACCTATCACTGCCAGAACAACCATCCGAGATTCTTGCGGATGAAATACTGCTGAACCGCGCTCTAGATAACCTCGTACGCAACGCCATGAAATTCGCACGCTCTCAAGTGTTAATTGAAGCCAGCGCGCATCAAGAGCAACTGCAGATAGCTGTACATGATGATGGTGATGGTGTGACTCAAGAGCATCAGGCTCGCTTGTTTGAACCGTTTTACGTTGGCGATAAAGCGCGTAACAAAGCCAAGAGTGGCCATGGTTTAGGGTTGTCTATCGTCGAGAAGATCTGTGCTCAACACAACGCAACCGTGGAAGTGGGTCAGAGCCATGCCTTAAAGGGTGCAGTATTCACCATAACCATTCAGCTATGTAATGATTCAGCTGACAAACCCATACAGTAA
- the lhgO gene encoding L-2-hydroxyglutarate oxidase, which yields MNSTYDYIIVGGGIVGVSTAWQLQQTHPDKSILLVEKERGFAQHQTGHNSGVIHAGVYYAPGSLKADFCKRGVERTIAFCSQHDIPVENCGKLLVATNEQEVERMNALYQRCHDNDIDVDLLDQAQLKLAEPNITGLGAIYVKTTSIVDYKKVTEVMAQEFVEAGGKLSLGTEVIMADEQEDEVQLTCKVDGQTLQLNSRFLITCSGLMADRMTSMLGIETDFQIVPYRGEYYQLDAKHNQVVNHLIYPIPDPELPFLGVHLTRMIDGSVTVGPNAVQGWKREGYGKLNFSFKDTWQMLSFAGFWKVTANNLKTGLIEFKNSWWKPGYLKLVNKYCPSITVSDFKPYPAGIRAQAVLNDGTLVHDFLFAESPRSLHVCNAPSPAATSAIPIGEYICTKVMKKTA from the coding sequence ATGAACTCAACATACGACTATATTATCGTTGGTGGTGGCATTGTTGGCGTGTCGACGGCATGGCAATTACAGCAAACTCACCCTGATAAAAGTATCCTTTTAGTCGAAAAGGAGCGTGGCTTCGCGCAGCACCAAACGGGCCATAACAGTGGTGTGATTCACGCTGGCGTTTACTACGCTCCGGGCAGTTTAAAGGCGGATTTTTGTAAGCGTGGCGTAGAGCGCACCATCGCCTTTTGCAGCCAACACGATATCCCTGTCGAAAACTGTGGCAAGCTGTTGGTCGCGACCAATGAGCAGGAAGTGGAGCGCATGAACGCGCTCTATCAACGTTGTCATGATAACGACATTGATGTCGACCTCTTGGATCAAGCGCAACTCAAACTTGCAGAGCCGAACATCACGGGCTTGGGCGCGATTTATGTCAAAACCACCAGTATCGTCGACTACAAAAAAGTCACCGAAGTGATGGCTCAAGAGTTTGTTGAAGCGGGTGGCAAACTTAGCCTTGGTACTGAAGTGATTATGGCTGACGAGCAGGAAGATGAGGTGCAGTTAACGTGCAAAGTCGATGGTCAAACTCTACAACTGAACAGCCGATTCTTGATCACTTGTTCTGGTTTGATGGCCGATAGAATGACCAGCATGCTTGGCATTGAAACCGACTTCCAAATCGTCCCATATCGCGGTGAATATTATCAGTTGGATGCTAAACACAACCAAGTGGTGAATCACCTTATCTATCCGATCCCTGACCCAGAACTGCCTTTCTTGGGCGTGCATTTAACACGCATGATTGATGGCTCCGTAACAGTAGGGCCAAATGCAGTTCAAGGCTGGAAGCGAGAAGGGTATGGCAAGCTTAATTTTAGTTTCAAGGACACTTGGCAGATGCTGAGCTTTGCGGGCTTTTGGAAAGTGACTGCGAATAATCTGAAAACCGGTTTGATCGAGTTTAAGAACTCGTGGTGGAAACCGGGTTACCTAAAATTAGTTAACAAATATTGCCCGAGCATTACGGTGTCAGATTTCAAACCTTACCCAGCCGGTATTCGTGCCCAAGCGGTACTCAACGATGGCACCTTGGTTCATGATTTTCTGTTTGCCGAAAGTCCAAGAAGCTTGCACGTGTGCAATGCGCCATCGCCAGCAGCGACTTCGGCAATACCGATTGGTGAGTATATTTGCACTAAGGTGATGAAAAAGACGGCTTGA
- a CDS encoding response regulator: MTKPKMIIVEDDLKLQKMLQDYFVAQDFDVTVLDDGSDAAHTILAEQPDIVLLDLMLPVTDGLTICRQTRAHYKGKILMLTASDDDFDHVAGLETGADDYVTKPIKPRVLLARVRSLLRRQDNNTASVDDSDTLQFDQLVLKNTYKKCELSGAVLSLTDSEFDLLWLLASNPDTPLSRDYLTQTLRGIEYDGIDRTIDNKVVRLRKILGDDHTPAEKIQTIRGKGYLFVSTAWH, translated from the coding sequence ATGACAAAACCTAAAATGATCATCGTGGAAGACGATTTGAAACTTCAGAAAATGTTGCAGGACTACTTCGTCGCGCAAGATTTTGATGTCACGGTGTTGGACGATGGCAGTGATGCCGCACACACCATCCTCGCGGAGCAACCTGACATCGTACTGCTGGATTTGATGCTTCCTGTAACTGATGGACTTACAATCTGCCGACAGACGCGTGCGCACTATAAAGGTAAAATCTTGATGCTCACTGCTAGCGATGACGACTTTGATCACGTCGCTGGTTTAGAGACAGGGGCTGATGACTATGTCACTAAGCCAATCAAACCAAGAGTTCTGCTGGCCAGAGTTCGTTCGCTATTACGCCGCCAAGACAACAATACCGCTTCAGTCGATGACTCAGACACCCTTCAGTTCGATCAACTCGTTCTGAAAAACACTTATAAGAAGTGTGAACTTTCAGGTGCGGTTTTATCACTCACTGACAGTGAGTTTGACCTACTTTGGTTATTGGCAAGCAACCCAGATACGCCGTTATCTCGTGACTACTTGACGCAAACATTGCGCGGGATTGAGTACGACGGAATAGACCGGACGATTGACAACAAGGTTGTACGTCTGAGGAAGATTTTGGGCGACGACCACACACCAGCAGAGAAAATTCAGACCATTCGCGGTAAAGGTTACTTGTTTGTTTCAACCGCCTGGCATTAA
- a CDS encoding alpha/beta hydrolase, whose product MNNYRKTLLALPLIILAGCNSSSNSGSSSGNAATKAQVKPKADYVFSSVKLGKLYQEREELQESMKLTYDGVQYDQIQFAEDISEKQKVVRLASRLGQSVDLYFPDAGFDSCGIYTESKGLDVFDCSAALRSVSNETTLIQTTTNNAKKVELEYQNELSQYVTSLGSTILSKTKKGNKVTITTSFAFNAFYRDVLKETGAVERIQSTLGASTYSQLFDIVKLYPGSEMTLKFTNHIGGSADDEINMYTGRMIHHNKMTTIVTATGSVFSGGTDLFAAGNPRVLQRADTTKAIELNKQVGVHSWAEGDKTAKEFPYTNESHRQQATYFNKVMGDKGIDFYIFTLDCAPASGEHWMTKADSDKYGFITRIE is encoded by the coding sequence ATGAATAACTATAGAAAAACGTTACTGGCACTGCCTTTGATTATTTTAGCTGGCTGTAACTCAAGTTCGAACTCAGGTTCAAGTTCTGGTAACGCAGCGACTAAAGCACAAGTGAAACCTAAGGCGGATTACGTATTTTCGTCAGTGAAATTAGGCAAGTTGTATCAAGAACGAGAAGAGCTTCAAGAGTCTATGAAACTGACCTATGACGGTGTGCAGTATGACCAAATTCAATTTGCTGAAGACATCAGTGAGAAGCAAAAAGTAGTTAGGCTTGCGAGCCGTTTAGGTCAAAGTGTTGACCTGTACTTTCCTGATGCAGGGTTTGATAGCTGTGGTATCTACACAGAGAGCAAGGGTTTGGATGTGTTTGATTGCAGCGCGGCGCTACGCTCTGTTTCTAATGAGACGACGTTAATTCAAACAACAACGAATAATGCAAAAAAGGTCGAGCTTGAGTACCAAAATGAGTTGTCGCAATACGTGACGAGCTTGGGTTCGACGATTCTGAGTAAGACCAAAAAGGGTAATAAGGTCACCATCACCACTTCATTTGCTTTCAATGCCTTTTACCGAGATGTGCTCAAAGAGACTGGCGCTGTTGAGCGAATTCAATCGACTTTGGGTGCATCCACCTATTCTCAGCTTTTTGATATCGTAAAGTTGTACCCGGGAAGTGAGATGACGTTGAAATTCACCAATCATATCGGTGGCAGCGCTGATGACGAGATCAATATGTACACCGGGCGCATGATCCACCACAACAAGATGACGACAATCGTCACTGCTACGGGGTCGGTGTTCTCGGGTGGCACGGATCTGTTCGCTGCCGGTAACCCACGAGTTTTGCAACGCGCTGACACCACCAAAGCTATTGAGCTGAATAAACAGGTGGGTGTGCATAGTTGGGCAGAGGGCGATAAAACGGCTAAAGAATTCCCATACACCAATGAGAGTCATCGCCAACAAGCGACCTATTTTAATAAGGTGATGGGAGACAAAGGGATCGATTTCTACATCTTCACTTTAGATTGTGCCCCCGCTTCTGGTGAGCACTGGATGACGAAAGCCGACTCGGATAAGTATGGTTTTATTACCCGTATTGAGTAA